A single genomic interval of Sander lucioperca isolate FBNREF2018 chromosome 9, SLUC_FBN_1.2, whole genome shotgun sequence harbors:
- the LOC116046978 gene encoding uncharacterized protein LOC116046978, whose product MATYISELDVSITEAEEQKLQSQGFKKIYVSLNQGAGGNAIYLWYKNGSVPITRVQFTFNDGMSVGLIKAGYTKIDKDLNAGAGGDFIYLWYFRGSGEFHTPIVEIDFTTDAESEAMKFTTGWEKSACDLNRNAGRNLIYAWVKREKQTYICDVSATASYGSDPDYYKAGYIRVDEDTNRGAGGAYVFIWYHQTTDPKRALTDLNISTNDLEYQSLQQQGYTSVSVNLNKGTGGNKVYLWYKKDGVTKPIKAMSLLLNPASVPVYEMAGVTVIKRDLNTGTNGNTEYLCFYQ is encoded by the coding sequence ATGGCCACCTACATCTCAGAACTTGATGTGTCCATTACTGAAGCTGAGGAGCAAAAGCTCCAATCACAAGGCTTCAAGAAAATTTATGTTAGTCTGAACCAAGGAGCAGGAGGAAATGCCATCTATCTTTGGTACAAAAATGGGTCAGTTCCAATCACCAGGGTTCAATTTACATTCAACGATGGCATGAGTGTTGGATTGATCAAAGCAGGGTACACAAAGATCGATAAAGATCTCAATGCTGGAGCAGGAGGTGATTTCATCTACCTTTGGTACTTCAGAGGGTCTGGGGAGTTCCACACTCCCATAGTGGAGATTGATTTCACTACAGATGCAGAAAGTGAAGCCATGAAGTTCACCACAGGCTGGGAGAAATCAGCCTGTGATCTGAACCGCAACGCTGGAAGGAACTTGATCTACGCCTGggtgaagagagagaaacaaacctACATCTGTGATGTCTCTGCCACTGCCTCCTACGGATCAGACCCCGACTACTATAAGGCAGGTTACATCCGTGTGGATGAAGATACTAACAGAGGTGCAGGAGGTGCCTATGTCTTCATCTGGTACCATCAGACCACCGACCCCAAGCGTGCGCTCACTGATCTGAATATCTCCACCAATGATCTTGAGTATCAGTCCCTTCAGCAGCAAGGTTACACTTCAGTGAGTGTTAACCTCAACAAGGGGACCGGAGGTAACAAGGTGTACCTGTGGTACAAGAAAGATGGCGTCACCAAGCCCATTAAGGCCATGTCCCTGCTTCTTAACCCTGCTTCTGTACCAGTGTATGAGATGGCTGGTGTCACTGTTATCAAAAGAGATCTCAACACAGGCACTAACGGCAACACTGAGTACCTGTGTTTCTAtcagtga